A genomic window from Streptomyces broussonetiae includes:
- a CDS encoding VOC family protein, whose product MAIQRMDNVGIVIEDLDAATAFFVELGMELEGRAQVEGLFADQCTGLDGVRCDIAMLRTPDGHSRLELAKYLSPAVISIGPRNRPHNVLGTHRVMFAVDGIEDTVARLRPHGAELVGEIARFEDSYLLCYLRGPEGIIVGLAEQLR is encoded by the coding sequence ATGGCGATTCAGCGGATGGACAACGTCGGCATCGTCATCGAGGACTTGGATGCCGCCACCGCGTTCTTCGTGGAACTCGGTATGGAGCTGGAGGGCAGGGCGCAGGTCGAGGGACTCTTCGCCGACCAGTGCACCGGACTCGACGGCGTCCGCTGTGACATCGCGATGCTCCGCACCCCGGACGGTCACAGCCGGCTCGAGCTGGCGAAGTACCTCAGCCCGGCGGTGATCAGCATCGGGCCGCGCAACCGGCCGCACAATGTTCTGGGCACGCACCGAGTCATGTTCGCCGTCGACGGCATCGAGGACACCGTTGCCCGCCTGCGTCCTCACGGCGCCGAACTCGTGGGCGAGATCGCCCGGTTCGAGGACAGCTATCTGCTCTGCTACCTCCGCGGCCCGGAGGGCATCATCGTCGGGCTGGCCGAGCAGCTGCGCTGA
- a CDS encoding GNAT family N-acetyltransferase: MSDGTPGQDLPVGFGFRPYRGEEDHSAMAAVRLGCAERDGVDAHSVVEGLPTAAEIAEASAALEEPSRNQILVVCDGMVVGYATIRWWQERDDTWLYLHRGHLLPEHRHQGIGSAMLSWAEERIRRLVTQHGTTRTAVIGANAVASAQDATTLLLTAGYRRVLSLVELELGDLRQLPERGSELPTGIWTGPIGASHYRAAWRTVVDSYADTGLTQKWPFRDFVDTAHPACWRAAWKGQDMVGVALCSIRRHDRTVGEVEELSIRADQRRLGIGRALLLDGLRSLREQGATAARLFTGTANPHRSFDLYESVGFRRQNEYVRYRKPLA; this comes from the coding sequence ATGTCGGATGGCACGCCAGGACAGGACCTTCCGGTCGGCTTCGGGTTCCGGCCGTACCGCGGCGAGGAAGACCACAGCGCCATGGCCGCGGTGCGGCTGGGGTGTGCTGAACGGGACGGGGTCGATGCCCACTCGGTTGTGGAGGGGCTCCCGACAGCGGCTGAGATCGCCGAAGCCTCTGCCGCACTGGAGGAGCCGTCCAGGAACCAGATCCTGGTGGTGTGCGACGGGATGGTCGTCGGCTACGCGACGATCCGGTGGTGGCAAGAGCGGGACGATACGTGGCTCTACCTGCACCGTGGCCACCTCTTGCCCGAGCATCGCCACCAGGGCATCGGCTCAGCCATGCTGAGCTGGGCCGAGGAGCGGATCCGCCGGCTCGTCACGCAGCATGGAACGACGCGTACGGCAGTGATCGGAGCGAACGCTGTGGCCTCTGCGCAGGACGCCACGACGCTTCTGCTCACAGCCGGCTACCGACGTGTCCTCAGCCTGGTCGAGCTGGAGCTGGGCGATCTGCGGCAGTTGCCCGAGCGGGGCAGCGAACTGCCGACCGGGATATGGACGGGGCCGATCGGGGCAAGCCACTACCGTGCAGCCTGGAGGACGGTCGTCGATTCGTATGCGGACACCGGTCTCACTCAAAAATGGCCTTTCCGGGACTTCGTCGACACCGCCCACCCGGCATGCTGGCGGGCTGCGTGGAAAGGGCAGGACATGGTCGGGGTCGCCCTGTGCTCCATCCGCCGCCACGACCGCACCGTGGGCGAGGTCGAAGAGCTGAGCATCCGGGCGGACCAGCGACGCCTCGGAATCGGCAGGGCTCTGCTGCTGGACGGGCTGCGAAGCCTTCGCGAGCAAGGTGCAACGGCCGCCCGGCTCTTCACGGGCACGGCAAATCCGCACCGGTCCTTCGATCTTTACGAGAGCGTGGGGTTCCGGCGGCAGAACGAGTACGTCCGTTACCGCAAGCCGCTTGCTTGA
- a CDS encoding FadR/GntR family transcriptional regulator, translating to MSLTDKAIEHIRELIRSGALPPGSKLPPEADLAAQLGLSRNLAREAVKALAVARVLDVRRGDGTYVTSLEPSLLFEGLGGAVELLQSDSAALLDLMEARRLLEPAATALAATRISDDQLAEVKRHLDAMREARDDVEQLNAHDAAFHRAVISATGNDSLLTLLEGISGRTLRARIWRGLVDDQAAGRTLAEHESIFTALSTRDAFLSQAAALLHVNNTERWLREHLRSSESPVTRTAKRRRGAPAKPPRQEA from the coding sequence GTGTCTTTGACCGACAAGGCCATCGAGCACATCCGCGAGCTGATCCGCAGCGGCGCGCTGCCTCCGGGTTCGAAGCTGCCGCCGGAGGCGGACCTGGCCGCCCAGCTGGGTCTGTCCCGCAACCTCGCCCGCGAGGCCGTCAAGGCACTGGCCGTCGCACGCGTGCTGGACGTCCGGCGAGGCGACGGAACGTACGTGACCAGTCTGGAGCCCAGCCTGCTGTTCGAGGGCCTGGGCGGAGCCGTGGAACTCCTCCAGAGCGACTCGGCCGCGCTGCTGGACCTGATGGAGGCCCGCCGGCTCCTGGAGCCGGCGGCCACCGCGCTGGCCGCCACCCGGATATCCGACGACCAACTGGCCGAGGTCAAGCGCCATCTGGACGCCATGCGCGAGGCCCGCGACGACGTCGAGCAGCTCAACGCCCACGACGCGGCCTTCCACCGGGCCGTGATCTCCGCGACGGGCAACGACTCGCTGCTCACGCTCCTGGAAGGCATATCGGGCCGCACACTGCGCGCCCGGATCTGGCGCGGCCTGGTCGACGACCAGGCCGCGGGACGCACCCTCGCCGAACACGAGTCGATCTTCACGGCCCTGTCCACCCGCGACGCCTTCCTGAGCCAGGCCGCCGCCCTCCTGCACGTCAACAACACCGAGCGGTGGCTGAGGGAACACCTGCGCTCCTCGGAGTCACCCGTCACCCGTACAGCGAAGCGTCGACGGGGTGCCCCGGCGAAGCCTCCCCGCCAGGAGGCGTGA
- a CDS encoding LacI family DNA-binding transcriptional regulator, whose translation MNIGEIAKRAGVSRSTVSYALSGKRPVSEETRWKIQQVVDELGYRPSASARALANGRTSTIGLVFPPAGDHYTGMQLDFIGSVVEAAAAHDYDVLLSPSGVDSDRSFQRLLGERRVDGAILMEIRLEDDRVDHLAALNFPSVAIGRTAHPEDGWWVGLDHTELAAACVHHLADLGHRRVAFVNRPEQLVRAGYESAHRGLDGFTKAAAERGLTVRTYCCGDNAASGQACVEQILRDDPATTALVTLNEAALGGLYRGLAQACRRVPRDFSVTGVVAGRWAETVTPQLTAADVPAAEMGRRAVDLLVERLDHPDAPPRHHLLTPPISLRASTGPAGVTPTADAGSGTTA comes from the coding sequence GTGAACATCGGTGAGATCGCCAAGCGGGCCGGCGTCTCGCGGAGCACCGTGTCGTACGCGCTGAGCGGCAAGCGCCCGGTGTCGGAGGAGACCCGCTGGAAGATCCAGCAGGTCGTCGACGAGCTGGGCTACCGGCCCAGCGCCAGTGCCCGTGCGCTGGCCAACGGCCGGACCAGCACGATCGGTCTGGTCTTCCCGCCGGCCGGGGACCACTACACGGGGATGCAGCTGGACTTCATCGGCAGTGTGGTGGAGGCCGCCGCGGCCCACGACTACGACGTGCTTCTGTCCCCGAGCGGTGTGGACAGCGACCGCTCCTTCCAGCGGCTGCTGGGCGAGCGGCGGGTCGACGGCGCGATCCTGATGGAGATCAGACTGGAGGACGACCGGGTCGACCACCTGGCCGCTCTGAATTTCCCGTCCGTCGCCATCGGCCGCACCGCCCACCCGGAGGACGGCTGGTGGGTGGGCCTGGACCACACCGAGCTGGCGGCGGCGTGCGTGCACCACCTGGCGGATCTCGGCCATCGCCGGGTCGCCTTCGTCAACCGTCCCGAGCAGTTGGTGCGGGCCGGGTACGAGTCCGCGCACCGCGGCCTGGACGGCTTCACCAAGGCGGCGGCCGAGCGCGGGCTGACGGTGCGAACGTACTGCTGCGGGGACAACGCCGCGTCGGGCCAGGCGTGCGTGGAGCAGATCCTGCGCGACGACCCGGCCACCACGGCCCTGGTCACGCTGAACGAGGCCGCTCTGGGTGGCCTCTACCGGGGGCTCGCCCAGGCGTGCCGTCGTGTGCCGCGCGACTTCTCCGTCACCGGGGTAGTGGCCGGCCGGTGGGCGGAGACGGTGACCCCGCAGCTCACCGCGGCAGACGTACCGGCGGCGGAGATGGGCCGGCGCGCCGTCGACCTGCTGGTGGAGCGACTCGACCATCCCGACGCGCCGCCCCGGCACCATCTCCTCACGCCGCCGATCTCCCTGCGGGCCAGCACCGGGCCCGCGGGAGTCACGCCCACCGCGGACGCGGGTTCCGGCACGACGGCCTGA
- a CDS encoding sugar ABC transporter substrate-binding protein, which yields MSHFSRQRRLTAAALTALAVAVSATACSSGSGSTDARGGGSGTYTIWDPYPQFDKGSAWVKLLDRCGTEAGVKIKRTAFDTSDLGNKTLLAAQQGNSPDVLIVDNPVVSTLAEAGVLTTTDDTKLDTSKVDPNLLAAGRSGGKTYGTPIGANTLALYYNKKVLKEAGVDIASVKDWTSLTAALAKVKKAGKKGVTFSAIGTEEGSFQFLPWFWGAGAKLTRLDSAQAVSALSLWTDWLKQGYAPNSVLNNTQTTSWQEFAGGDYAFAENGTWQLANARKAGLDYGVLPIPAATGGNAAAPTGGEFVTIPVQDDTARYTTSQKVTACLTSADNLYDTDTTLSYVAPTSEVQNKQVAANVELKPWIEAVKSAKGRTSDNLGTKYPKISEQMWKAVQSALSGSNSPKNALTSAQNAVK from the coding sequence ATGAGCCACTTCTCCAGACAGCGTCGTCTGACCGCCGCAGCCCTCACCGCGCTGGCCGTGGCCGTCAGCGCCACCGCCTGTTCCTCCGGTTCGGGCAGCACCGACGCCAGGGGCGGCGGCAGCGGCACGTACACCATCTGGGACCCGTACCCCCAGTTCGACAAGGGTTCGGCCTGGGTGAAGCTGCTGGACCGGTGCGGCACCGAGGCCGGGGTGAAGATCAAGCGGACCGCCTTCGACACCAGCGACCTGGGCAACAAGACGCTGCTGGCGGCGCAGCAGGGCAACTCGCCGGACGTCCTCATCGTGGACAACCCGGTGGTGTCGACCCTGGCCGAGGCGGGCGTGCTCACCACGACCGACGACACCAAGCTGGACACCTCGAAGGTGGACCCCAACCTGCTCGCGGCCGGCCGGTCGGGCGGCAAGACGTACGGCACACCGATCGGCGCCAACACCCTGGCCCTCTACTACAACAAGAAGGTGCTGAAGGAGGCCGGGGTGGACATCGCCTCGGTCAAGGACTGGACGTCGCTGACGGCAGCACTGGCGAAGGTCAAGAAGGCGGGCAAGAAGGGCGTCACGTTCTCGGCGATCGGCACGGAGGAGGGCAGTTTCCAGTTCCTGCCGTGGTTCTGGGGCGCGGGCGCCAAGCTGACCCGACTCGACTCCGCGCAGGCCGTGTCCGCCCTGTCGCTGTGGACGGACTGGCTCAAGCAGGGCTACGCCCCCAACTCGGTGCTCAACAACACCCAGACCACCAGCTGGCAGGAGTTCGCCGGCGGTGACTACGCCTTCGCCGAGAACGGCACCTGGCAGCTCGCCAATGCGAGGAAGGCCGGGCTCGATTACGGGGTGCTGCCCATCCCTGCCGCGACGGGGGGCAACGCGGCAGCCCCGACCGGCGGCGAGTTCGTCACCATCCCGGTCCAGGACGACACCGCCCGCTACACCACCTCCCAGAAGGTCACCGCCTGCCTGACCAGCGCCGACAACCTTTACGACACCGACACCACCCTGTCCTACGTGGCTCCCACCAGCGAGGTCCAGAACAAGCAGGTGGCGGCGAACGTGGAGCTGAAGCCATGGATCGAAGCGGTCAAGTCGGCCAAGGGGCGTACGAGCGACAACCTGGGCACCAAGTACCCCAAGATCTCCGAGCAGATGTGGAAGGCCGTCCAGTCCGCTCTCAGCGGGTCCAACTCACCCAAGAACGCGCTCACTTCGGCGCAGAACGCGGTGAAGTGA
- a CDS encoding carbohydrate ABC transporter permease, which yields MKQTTHPPDHRSARVRSGAATASPSPARTRTRRRPTSQQWAAWGFLAPVTVYLALFYAYPLYRNLDLSLRHYTVRSFVQGNAPFTGLQNYRTVFDDPTFAPALLHTAVFTGVCLVFQYAIGLALAVFFNQHFRLSATLRALFLVPWLLPLIVSASTWSWMLNSDSGIVNALASAVGIEPVNWLTSPSWSLTSVIIANIWIGVPFNLVVLYSGLQSIPTSLYEAAALDGANAWQRFWRVTFPLLRPVSAITLLLGLVYTLKVFDIIWIMTKGGPADSSTTFATWSYQLGFGNLLPAFGPGAAVGNLLVVAALIFGLVYVRVQRKQALS from the coding sequence ATGAAACAGACCACCCATCCGCCGGACCACCGGTCCGCGCGCGTCCGGAGCGGGGCGGCCACCGCCTCCCCGTCCCCGGCCCGCACCAGGACACGCCGCCGTCCGACGTCCCAGCAGTGGGCCGCCTGGGGATTCCTCGCCCCGGTGACGGTCTATCTCGCCCTCTTCTACGCCTATCCGCTGTACCGCAACCTCGACCTCAGCCTGCGCCACTACACCGTCCGCTCCTTCGTGCAGGGCAACGCCCCGTTCACGGGCCTGCAGAACTACCGCACGGTCTTCGACGACCCGACCTTCGCCCCGGCCCTGCTCCACACGGCCGTCTTCACCGGCGTGTGCCTGGTCTTCCAGTACGCCATCGGCCTGGCCCTCGCGGTCTTCTTCAACCAGCACTTCCGACTGTCGGCCACCCTGCGAGCCCTGTTCCTCGTGCCCTGGCTGCTGCCGCTGATCGTGTCGGCCTCCACCTGGTCGTGGATGCTCAACAGTGACTCAGGCATCGTCAACGCCCTGGCGAGCGCTGTCGGCATCGAGCCGGTGAACTGGCTGACCTCACCGTCCTGGTCGCTGACCTCGGTGATCATCGCGAACATCTGGATCGGCGTCCCGTTCAACCTGGTCGTCCTCTACAGCGGCCTGCAATCCATCCCCACGAGCCTGTACGAGGCAGCCGCCCTCGACGGGGCGAACGCCTGGCAGCGTTTCTGGCGCGTCACCTTCCCGCTGCTGCGCCCGGTGTCCGCGATCACCCTGCTGCTCGGGCTGGTCTACACGCTCAAGGTCTTCGACATCATCTGGATCATGACCAAGGGCGGCCCCGCCGACTCGTCCACCACCTTCGCCACCTGGTCCTACCAGCTTGGCTTCGGCAACCTCCTGCCCGCCTTCGGCCCGGGCGCGGCTGTCGGCAACCTGCTCGTGGTCGCCGCCCTGATCTTCGGCCTGGTCTACGTCCGGGTCCAGCGGAAGCAGGCGCTGTCATGA
- a CDS encoding carbohydrate ABC transporter permease: MNLSTSRTWWKTTVGVLLTAIMLFPVYWMLNVSLTRDQDMRKSPPDLLPAHGTLSGYRTVLDEQLPYLGTSLVIGLGTVVLTVALAAPAGYALAKLRPRGGGILSFVLLAAQMIPGIIMAMGFYAIYLQLGLLQSVPGLIVADSTLAVPFGVLIFTAFMSGIPGELLQAAQVDGARALRTFWSVVLPMSRNAVVTVSLFAFLWSWSDFVFASTLAGGGAHEPITLGIYHYIGNNNQQWNAIMATAVVASLPTAVILVLAQRYVAAGVTAGAIKD; this comes from the coding sequence ATGAACCTGAGCACCAGCCGGACGTGGTGGAAGACGACCGTCGGTGTCCTGTTGACCGCGATCATGCTCTTCCCGGTCTACTGGATGCTCAACGTGTCCTTGACCCGCGACCAGGACATGCGCAAGAGCCCACCGGACCTGCTCCCTGCGCACGGCACCCTGTCCGGCTACCGCACCGTCCTCGACGAGCAGTTGCCCTACCTCGGCACCAGCCTCGTGATCGGCCTGGGCACCGTCGTCCTGACCGTCGCCCTGGCCGCCCCCGCCGGCTACGCCCTGGCCAAGCTCCGCCCGCGCGGCGGCGGCATCCTGAGCTTCGTCCTGCTGGCCGCACAGATGATCCCCGGCATCATCATGGCGATGGGCTTCTACGCCATCTACCTCCAGCTTGGCCTGCTCCAGTCCGTTCCCGGCCTCATCGTCGCCGACTCCACCCTGGCCGTCCCCTTCGGCGTCCTCATCTTCACGGCGTTCATGTCCGGCATCCCCGGGGAACTGCTCCAGGCCGCGCAGGTGGACGGGGCAAGGGCCCTGCGCACGTTCTGGTCCGTGGTGCTGCCGATGAGCCGCAACGCCGTCGTCACGGTCTCCCTGTTCGCCTTCCTGTGGTCCTGGTCCGACTTCGTCTTCGCCAGCACCCTCGCGGGCGGCGGCGCCCACGAACCGATCACTCTCGGCATCTACCACTACATCGGCAACAACAACCAGCAGTGGAACGCCATCATGGCGACCGCCGTCGTGGCCTCGCTGCCGACCGCCGTGATCCTCGTCCTCGCCCAGCGCTACGTCGCCGCCGGCGTGACCGCCGGCGCCATCAAGGACTGA
- a CDS encoding amylo-alpha-1,6-glucosidase, with the protein MTAALSGPAFSVHDIPFSTYGSWFDISPVVAEKTYAEDLHLVSHQNGMHGVLRLVPLDPATGERATARVEATPGLLSWIGEGGHVDLAYESPDTVRLRGSGLGIGVFAAAQTLTPFSGTYFLHDPAANGHVFTSYETGRRYRVTVLSGTLAVPAGAQALGSADRGLAMTAAADGAWEMAIEELGTSRPAYASSAPFDEIAEAAKRGFMDFVDAVAPWRSSATPAAELAAYVVWSATVRPTGLVTRPAVLMSKHWMDKVWSWDHCFNALALAPGCPELALDQFALPFDHQDDSGALPDSVAHSEVLYNFVKPPIHGWAFGHLRRRLPTPPSEAELATVYDRLECWTDFWLTARRAPGADLAHYQHGNDSGWDNATTFDRERVVVAADLAAFLVLQMHELSNVATELGRQGDARRWARAAEETQTALLEQLWSGDRFVAQGVTGGNTWSSSSLLDLMPIVLGEHLPGEVAGALADHIKAHLTPYGLATELTTSPHYLADGYWRGPIWAPATVLVEDGLRRAGHHRLADDISARFRALCETHGFAENFDALTGTGLRDRAYTWTASSYLLLAEAHAQRDGH; encoded by the coding sequence ATGACCGCCGCCCTGTCAGGCCCGGCCTTCTCCGTCCACGACATTCCGTTCAGCACGTACGGATCCTGGTTCGACATCTCGCCCGTGGTGGCGGAGAAGACGTACGCCGAGGACCTCCACCTCGTCTCGCACCAGAACGGCATGCACGGCGTCCTGCGCCTGGTCCCCCTGGACCCGGCGACGGGTGAGCGGGCCACGGCCCGCGTCGAGGCGACACCGGGACTGCTCAGCTGGATCGGCGAGGGCGGGCACGTCGACCTCGCCTACGAGTCGCCGGACACCGTACGGCTGCGGGGGAGCGGCCTGGGCATCGGCGTCTTCGCCGCCGCGCAGACCCTGACCCCGTTCAGCGGAACGTACTTCCTCCACGACCCGGCAGCGAACGGACACGTGTTCACGTCGTACGAGACCGGACGCCGTTACCGCGTCACCGTGCTGTCCGGCACCCTCGCCGTCCCGGCCGGAGCCCAGGCCCTGGGCAGCGCCGACCGCGGTCTCGCCATGACCGCCGCGGCGGACGGGGCCTGGGAGATGGCGATCGAGGAACTCGGCACCTCTCGTCCGGCCTACGCGTCCTCGGCGCCCTTCGACGAGATCGCGGAAGCCGCGAAGAGAGGCTTCATGGACTTCGTCGACGCCGTGGCTCCCTGGCGCTCGTCCGCCACCCCGGCCGCTGAACTCGCCGCCTACGTCGTCTGGTCGGCGACGGTACGACCGACCGGCCTGGTCACCCGCCCCGCCGTGCTGATGTCCAAGCACTGGATGGACAAGGTCTGGAGCTGGGACCACTGCTTCAACGCCCTGGCCCTGGCGCCCGGTTGTCCCGAACTGGCCCTGGACCAGTTCGCCCTGCCGTTCGACCACCAGGACGACAGCGGCGCCCTGCCCGACTCGGTGGCCCACTCCGAGGTGCTCTACAACTTCGTCAAGCCGCCCATCCACGGCTGGGCCTTCGGGCACCTGCGCCGTCGCCTGCCGACACCTCCCAGTGAGGCCGAACTGGCCACTGTGTACGACCGGTTGGAGTGCTGGACCGACTTCTGGCTCACCGCACGACGGGCCCCCGGTGCCGACCTGGCCCACTACCAGCACGGCAACGACAGTGGCTGGGACAACGCCACCACCTTCGACCGCGAGCGGGTGGTCGTCGCGGCCGACCTGGCCGCCTTCCTCGTCCTCCAGATGCATGAACTATCCAATGTAGCAACTGAGTTGGGCAGGCAGGGCGATGCACGCCGGTGGGCGCGGGCGGCCGAGGAGACCCAGACGGCACTGCTGGAGCAGCTCTGGAGCGGGGACAGATTCGTCGCCCAAGGCGTCACCGGCGGGAACACCTGGAGCAGCTCAAGCCTCCTCGACCTGATGCCCATCGTGCTGGGCGAGCACCTGCCCGGCGAGGTCGCCGGTGCGCTGGCCGACCACATCAAGGCCCATCTGACCCCGTACGGCCTCGCCACCGAACTGACCACCTCACCGCACTACCTCGCCGACGGCTACTGGCGCGGCCCGATCTGGGCCCCCGCCACCGTCCTCGTCGAGGACGGCCTGCGCCGCGCCGGCCACCACCGGCTGGCGGACGACATCAGCGCCCGCTTCCGCGCCCTGTGCGAGACCCACGGCTTCGCCGAGAACTTCGACGCCCTCACCGGCACGGGTCTGCGGGACCGCGCCTACACCTGGACCGCCAGCAGCTATCTCCTGCTGGCCGAAGCACACGCACAGCGGGACGGCCACTGA
- a CDS encoding RICIN domain-containing protein, with translation MKSPRIHPTPTTRTGRRTIPSVAVLLTALAATLIPADPSQAADTGVTVDFATAGGAPTYRASGMIYGMTPDGSLPQDHFFKDIKWHFMRAGGAQLNSGGYGTSLADYQTRWNATLAQYKRTTALGGTFVLLPHDLWGADSTTSQGWPGDNGDWTKFDNFVTQLINDVEANHMTVEWDLWNEPDGRGFWAPSQAQYLQMWSRFYARVRAAFPGQLIVGPSMAGQPASSNTWWTTYLDYVKAHNVAPDIYSWHDEPADPVPGVAGANSTLAAAGLANTRPYQINEYAALSQQNPGGGAWFIGRLERAGADGLRGNWASGTNLHDDEANLLTKNSSGQYLPLGEWFVYRYYGSQTGNIVNLTPGAGTDGLATKDNTARNAKILLGSNGNTGNVTVNLTGLNTTSVVESGKVRAVVQRVPYNGGAAVAGPETISDTTLSVSNNATSVSVPWSNAKDGYTVTLLPPSHTTVSTVAVSENGGQCLDDTNLSTANGTQYQQYLCEGGYQQMLDLNPVNGKADTYTVVNELSGKCLDVSGASTADGAAVIQYTCNGAANQQFTLNPVTALGNSKDYQLVAVHSGKCVDVSNISTAPGALIHQWTCDPAGALGTKKNQIWRLPGTF, from the coding sequence ATGAAATCGCCCCGGATACACCCCACCCCCACCACCCGCACCGGACGCCGAACGATCCCCTCCGTCGCCGTCCTGCTGACCGCCCTGGCCGCGACCCTCATACCCGCAGACCCGTCACAGGCCGCCGACACCGGCGTCACCGTGGACTTCGCGACAGCCGGAGGCGCGCCCACCTACCGCGCCTCCGGCATGATCTACGGGATGACGCCGGACGGGTCACTGCCGCAGGACCACTTCTTCAAGGACATCAAGTGGCACTTCATGCGGGCCGGCGGCGCCCAGCTCAACAGCGGCGGCTACGGTACCAGCCTCGCCGACTACCAGACCCGCTGGAACGCCACGCTCGCCCAGTACAAGCGCACCACGGCCCTCGGCGGCACCTTCGTGCTGCTCCCGCACGACCTGTGGGGTGCGGACAGCACCACCAGCCAGGGCTGGCCCGGCGACAACGGTGACTGGACGAAGTTCGACAACTTCGTCACGCAGCTCATCAACGACGTCGAAGCCAACCACATGACCGTCGAGTGGGACCTGTGGAACGAACCCGACGGCAGGGGCTTCTGGGCTCCCTCGCAGGCGCAGTACCTGCAGATGTGGTCGCGGTTCTACGCCCGCGTCCGGGCCGCCTTCCCGGGCCAGCTCATCGTCGGCCCCAGCATGGCGGGCCAGCCGGCCTCCTCCAACACCTGGTGGACCACCTACCTCGACTACGTCAAGGCCCACAACGTCGCGCCCGACATCTACAGCTGGCACGACGAACCCGCCGATCCCGTCCCGGGCGTGGCCGGCGCCAACTCCACCCTTGCCGCGGCAGGCCTGGCCAACACCCGCCCGTACCAGATCAACGAGTACGCGGCGCTGTCCCAGCAGAACCCCGGCGGCGGCGCCTGGTTCATCGGCCGTCTGGAGCGAGCCGGCGCCGACGGCCTGCGCGGCAACTGGGCCTCCGGCACGAACCTGCACGACGACGAGGCCAACCTGCTCACCAAGAACAGCTCCGGCCAGTACCTGCCGCTGGGCGAGTGGTTCGTGTACCGCTACTACGGCTCGCAGACCGGCAACATCGTCAACCTCACTCCGGGCGCCGGCACCGACGGCCTCGCCACCAAGGACAACACCGCCAGGAACGCCAAGATCCTGCTCGGCAGCAATGGCAACACCGGCAATGTCACCGTCAACCTCACCGGCCTGAACACGACTTCGGTGGTGGAGAGCGGCAAGGTCCGCGCCGTCGTCCAGCGCGTGCCCTACAACGGCGGCGCCGCGGTGGCCGGACCCGAGACGATCTCCGACACCACCCTGAGCGTCAGCAACAACGCGACCTCGGTCAGCGTCCCCTGGAGCAACGCCAAGGACGGCTACACCGTCACCCTGCTCCCGCCGTCCCACACCACCGTCTCGACCGTCGCCGTCAGCGAGAACGGCGGCCAGTGCCTGGACGACACCAACTTGAGCACCGCCAACGGCACCCAATACCAGCAGTACCTCTGCGAGGGCGGCTACCAGCAGATGCTCGACCTCAATCCGGTGAACGGCAAGGCCGACACCTACACCGTGGTCAACGAGCTGAGCGGCAAGTGCCTCGACGTCTCCGGGGCGTCCACCGCCGACGGCGCCGCCGTCATCCAGTACACCTGCAACGGCGCGGCCAACCAGCAGTTCACCCTCAACCCCGTCACCGCACTCGGCAACAGCAAGGACTACCAACTCGTGGCCGTCCACAGCGGCAAGTGCGTCGACGTCAGCAACATCTCCACCGCTCCGGGAGCCCTCATCCACCAGTGGACCTGCGACCCGGCCGGCGCCCTCGGCACCAAGAAGAACCAGATCTGGCGGCTCCCCGGCACGTTCTGA